A single Danio rerio strain Tuebingen ecotype United States chromosome 17, GRCz12tu, whole genome shotgun sequence DNA region contains:
- the stac gene encoding SH3 and cysteine-rich domain-containing protein isoform X3, which yields MGIHHKCLDGVGQQRCMGKLPKGFRRYSSSPLLIQEQFGCIREVMPIACGSKVDPVYETLRFGTSLAQKNKRTSGSESPQRNSTSDVAQVPEEKAAHCSRAQLIRKPSDNVFMPLENGTEHFHVAERKAEESLSERELKRDPLLLNTYVALFGFTAQDNQDLEMRPGDRIVLADDSNDDWWKGVIEDRIGFFPAAFAHQVTSSDRVFRCNRTFIGCKEQGQITLKEGQICVSGENEHNGFIRVASGKKRGYVPCDVLENI from the exons ATGGGAATCCATCACAAGTGCCTAGATGGAGTTGGACAGCAGAGATGCATGGGGAAACTG CCAAAAGGTTTTCGAAGATATTCTAGCTCCCCTCTGCTGATTCAGGAACAGTTTGGGTGCATCAGGGAGGTTATGCCTATTG CTTGTGGCAGCAAAGTTGACCCAGTGTATGAGACTCTGAGATTTGGAACTTCTCTGGCACAAAAAAACAAGCGAACCAGTGGATCAGAGTCACCACAGAGAAACTCT ACCAGTGATGTGGCTCAGGTACCAGAAGAAAAGGCTGCCCACTGCAGTCGAGCTCAACTCATCAGGAAACCCAGTGACAATG TTTTTATGCCGTTGGAGAATGGAACTGAACATTTTCATGTTGCAGAAAGGAAAGCAGAAGAATCACTC TCAGAAAGGGAGCTGAAGAGAGACCCCTTGCTGCTAAATACCTATGTGGCTTTGTTTGGATTCACAGCCCAAGACAACCAAGATCTAGAAATGAG ACCCGGAGATCGTATAGTCCTGGCAGATGATTCCAACGACGATTGGTGGAAG GGTGTGATTGAAGATAGAATTGGATTTTTCCCAGCAGCCTTTGCACATCAAGTGACGTCAAGTGACAGGGTGTTCAGGTGTAACCGAACCTTTATTGGCTGTAAGGAGCAAGGACAGATCACCCTAAAAGAGGGACAA ATTTGTGTCAGCGGTGAGAACGAACACAATGGCTTCATCAGAGTAGCCAGTGGGAAAAAGAGAGGATATGTGCCCTGTGACGTCCTGGAGAATATATGA